A single region of the Pectinophora gossypiella chromosome 2, ilPecGoss1.1, whole genome shotgun sequence genome encodes:
- the LOC126378935 gene encoding mitotic spindle assembly checkpoint protein MAD2B, whose amino-acid sequence MFRDEMDNCFIDTTIEFLSVAFHNILYYASIYPRSIFEKRKKYSVVIYRSMHPEVNQYIDLCLKSIMHCLKSGQLSRIEFSITDNTYTPVVKFVFDLDKNGQFDGSTDAYLVQTEENFRAFCLIMSSMSHRFNNLPEDCSFTIHLHTNESAAVTMATNPDLEDFPLVEVDEVEESTNKILPLRRFTLRNYSLDAYIEIR is encoded by the coding sequence ATGTTTCGAGACGAGATGGACAACTGTTTTATAGATACAACAATAGAGTTTCTATCTGTCGCTTTTCACAATATACTATATTACGCTTCAATCTATCCAAGAAGCATTTTTGAAAAGAGAAAGAAGTACAGTGTCGTTATTTACCGTTCTATGCACCCAGAGGTAAATCAGTATATCGATTTATGCCTTAAAAGCATAATGCACTGTCTGAAGAGCGGACAGCTAAGTCGTATAGAATTTTCTATAACGGACAATACTTACACACCAGTGGTAAAGTTCGTATTTGATTTGGACAAAAATGGCCAATTCGATGGCTCTACAGACGCTTATTTGGTTCAAACTGAGGAAAATTTTCGCGCCTTCTGCCTTATCATGTCATCAATGAGCCACAGATTCAATAATTTACCAGAAGACTGCAGCTTTACTATACATCTGCATACAAATGAGTCTGCAGCAGTAACCATGGCAACTAATCCTGACTTGGAGGACTTTCCTCTTGTAGAAGTGGATGAGGTTGAAGAAAGcacaaataaaattttacctCTAAGAAGATT
- the LOC126378967 gene encoding uncharacterized protein LOC126378967 isoform X1 has translation MLSSFAVNPSRDMSRLTRMAEEAQLQAEEKWLVETLTRIKHQKNCLHIERLHLEGLKAKHLREGTSNAGDIEKQDRIKDDFDQKLKSLKEQEQTQNKGGKSDIDSSAQLNACKKLEDNIVDTKCNEEELNLAVSKSAYAYNLACNNFEESDEDEEEDDVMVDIDMFMFDSFRKNQDE, from the exons ATGCTGAGCTCCTTTGCAGTCAACCCATCTcgag ACATGAGTCGTTTGACTCGAATGGCAGAGGAAGCGCAGTTACAGGCTGAAGAAAAATGGCTAGTGGAAACACTTACCAGAATTAAACACCAAAAAAACTGCTTGCAC ATAGAAAGACTACACCTGGAGGGTCTAAAAGCAAAACATCTGCGTGAAGGAACCTCAAATGCTGGAGATATTGAAAAACAAGATAGGATAAAAGATGATTTTGATCAAAAACTGAAGTCTCTAAAAGAACAAGAACAGACACAAAATAAAGGCGGTAAATCCGACATTGATTCAAGTGCACAGTTGAATGCTTGTAAGAAGCTGGAAGATAATATTGTTGATACAAAGTGTAATGAAGAAGAGCTGAACTTGGCCGTGTCTAAATCTGCCTatg CTTATAATTTGGCATGCAACAATTTTGAAGAGTctgatgaagatgaagaggaggATGATGTTATGGTTGACATAGACATGTTCATGTTTGATTCTTTTCGAAAAAACCAAGATGAGTAA
- the LOC126378967 gene encoding uncharacterized protein LOC126378967 isoform X2 yields MGNGREFMYVYMSRLTRMAEEAQLQAEEKWLVETLTRIKHQKNCLHIERLHLEGLKAKHLREGTSNAGDIEKQDRIKDDFDQKLKSLKEQEQTQNKGGKSDIDSSAQLNACKKLEDNIVDTKCNEEELNLAVSKSAYAYNLACNNFEESDEDEEEDDVMVDIDMFMFDSFRKNQDE; encoded by the exons atgggaaatgggcgtgagtttatgtatgtat ACATGAGTCGTTTGACTCGAATGGCAGAGGAAGCGCAGTTACAGGCTGAAGAAAAATGGCTAGTGGAAACACTTACCAGAATTAAACACCAAAAAAACTGCTTGCAC ATAGAAAGACTACACCTGGAGGGTCTAAAAGCAAAACATCTGCGTGAAGGAACCTCAAATGCTGGAGATATTGAAAAACAAGATAGGATAAAAGATGATTTTGATCAAAAACTGAAGTCTCTAAAAGAACAAGAACAGACACAAAATAAAGGCGGTAAATCCGACATTGATTCAAGTGCACAGTTGAATGCTTGTAAGAAGCTGGAAGATAATATTGTTGATACAAAGTGTAATGAAGAAGAGCTGAACTTGGCCGTGTCTAAATCTGCCTatg CTTATAATTTGGCATGCAACAATTTTGAAGAGTctgatgaagatgaagaggaggATGATGTTATGGTTGACATAGACATGTTCATGTTTGATTCTTTTCGAAAAAACCAAGATGAGTAA
- the LOC126378967 gene encoding uncharacterized protein LOC126378967 isoform X3 produces MSRLTRMAEEAQLQAEEKWLVETLTRIKHQKNCLHIERLHLEGLKAKHLREGTSNAGDIEKQDRIKDDFDQKLKSLKEQEQTQNKGGKSDIDSSAQLNACKKLEDNIVDTKCNEEELNLAVSKSAYAYNLACNNFEESDEDEEEDDVMVDIDMFMFDSFRKNQDE; encoded by the exons ATGAGTCGTTTGACTCGAATGGCAGAGGAAGCGCAGTTACAGGCTGAAGAAAAATGGCTAGTGGAAACACTTACCAGAATTAAACACCAAAAAAACTGCTTGCAC ATAGAAAGACTACACCTGGAGGGTCTAAAAGCAAAACATCTGCGTGAAGGAACCTCAAATGCTGGAGATATTGAAAAACAAGATAGGATAAAAGATGATTTTGATCAAAAACTGAAGTCTCTAAAAGAACAAGAACAGACACAAAATAAAGGCGGTAAATCCGACATTGATTCAAGTGCACAGTTGAATGCTTGTAAGAAGCTGGAAGATAATATTGTTGATACAAAGTGTAATGAAGAAGAGCTGAACTTGGCCGTGTCTAAATCTGCCTatg CTTATAATTTGGCATGCAACAATTTTGAAGAGTctgatgaagatgaagaggaggATGATGTTATGGTTGACATAGACATGTTCATGTTTGATTCTTTTCGAAAAAACCAAGATGAGTAA